The following coding sequences lie in one Cucurbita pepo subsp. pepo cultivar mu-cu-16 chromosome LG13, ASM280686v2, whole genome shotgun sequence genomic window:
- the LOC111808987 gene encoding glyceraldehyde-3-phosphate dehydrogenase 2, cytosolic — protein sequence MAKIKIGINGFGRIGRLVARVALQSDDIELVAVNDPFITTDYMTYMFKYDSVHGQWKHHDIKVKDSKTLLFGEKAVTVFGIRNPDEIPWGEAGAEYVVESTGVFTDKDKAAAHLKGGAKKVIISAPSKDAPMFVVGVNEKEYKADLNIVSNASCTTNCLAPLAKVINDRFGILEGLMTTVHSITATQKTVDGPSMKDWRGGRAASFNIIPSSTGAAKAVGKVLPALNGKLTGMAFRVPTVDVSVVDLTVRLEKKATYEDIKAAIKEESEGKLKGILGYTEDDVVSTDFVGDSRSSIFDAKAGIALNDNFVKLVTWYDNEWGYSSRVIDLIRHISSVQ from the exons ATGGCCAAGATTAAGATCGGGATTAATG GATTTGGAAGGATCGGTCGCCTTGTTGCTAGAGTGGCCCTGCAGAGTGATGATATCGAACTTGTTGCTGTTAATGATCCCTTCATCACCACTGATTACATG ACCTACATGTTCAAGTATGATAGTGTACACGGCCAGTGGAAGCACCACGATATCAAGGTCAAGGACAGTAAGACTCTTCTCTTCGGGGAAAAAGCAGTCACCGTTTTTGGTATTAG gAACCCGGATGAGATCCCATGGGGAGAGGCTGGAGCTGAATATGTGGTTGAATCCACTGGAGTTTTCACTGATAAGGACAAGGCTGCTGCTCATTTGAAG GGTGGTGCAAAGAAGGTTATCATCTCCGCACCAAGCAAGGATGCCCCGATGTTTGTTGTTGGTGTGAATGAGAAGGAGTACAAGGCAGATCTCAACATTGTTTCCAATGCTAGTTGTACTACCAACTGTCTTGCTCCATTGGCGAAG GTTATCAATGATAGATTTGGTATTCTTGAGGGTCTCATGACGACTGTCCATTCCATCACTG CAACCCAAAAGACTGTTGATGGACCATCAATGAAGGACTGGAGAGGTGGAAGAGCCGCTTCCTTCAACATCATTCCCAGCAGCACTGGTGCAGCTAAG GCCGTTGGTAAAGTTCTGCCTGCTCTAAATGGAAAGTTGACAGGAATGGCTTTCCGTGTTCCCACTGTTGACGTCTCTGTTGTTGACCTCACTGTTAGGCTTGAAAAGAAGGCCACTTATGAAGATATTAAGGCTGCCATCAA GGAAGAATCAGAGGGCAAGCTGAAGGGAATTCTTGGGTACACAGAAGATGATGTTGTTTCAACCGACTTTGTTGGTGACAGCAG GTCTAGCATTTTTGATGCCAAGGCTGGCATTGCTTTGAACGACAACTTTGTGAAGCTCGTCACTTGGTATGACAACGAGTGGGGGTACAG TTCACGTGTGATCGACCTGATTCGTCACATTAGCTCTGTTCAATAA
- the LOC111808993 gene encoding serine/threonine protein phosphatase 2A 59 kDa regulatory subunit B' gamma isoform-like: protein MPLCTPSAWVNEQSSSIHLEVAERTLFLWNNSHIENLIKQNLKVILPIIFPALERNSRNHWNQAVQNLTQNVRKIFLDADPELFEECLLKFQEEETHEKDTKSKREAKWKRLEEIAAVKSASNEAVLVSPKVALRAPSG from the exons ATGCCTCTATGTACACCGTCCGCATGGGTGAACGAGCAGTCATCTTCCATCCATTTGGAG GTGGCTGAAAGGACTCTGTTTTTATGGAACAATAGTCACATCGAGAACCTAATCAAACAGAACCTCAAAGTCATTTTGCCGATTATATTTCCTGCGCTGGAGAGAAATTCAAGAAACCATTGGAACCAGGCCGTACAAAACTTGACACAAAACGTCCGAAAGATCTTCTTGGATGCTGACCCTGAGCTGTTTGAGGAATGTTTGCTCAAATTTCAAGAAGAAGAGACACACGAGAAGGATACGAAATCTAAGCGCGAGGCTAAGTGGAAACGCTTAGAGGAGATAGCTGCTGTGAAATCTGCAAGTAATGAAGCAGTTCTCGTCTCTCCCAAAGTAGCCTTACGAGCACCATCTGGCTAG